A genome region from Sphingomonas sp. BGYR3 includes the following:
- the fumC gene encoding class II fumarate hydratase, translating into MTQTRTETDSIGAIEVPASAYWGAQTQRSIDNFPFGARERMPIEIVHALAIVKQAAARVNRAHGLSAEIADAIEAAAAEVSSGALDDQFPLVIWQTGSGTQTNMNVNEVIAGRANEMLAGTRGGKTPVHPNDHVNMSQSSNDSFPTALHIAATLMAERRLMPAADRLFAALDAKARAWAGIVKIGRTHLQDATPVTLGQEFSGYANQVYRARRRIEPAIQHGTGRLAQGGTAVGTGINAPPGFATEVCRAIADITGYPFTTAENAFEALASNDPLVHLSGTLNTLATALTKIANDIRLLGSGPRSGLGELDLPANEPGSSIMPGKVNPTQCEMLTMVAAQVMGNHVAITVGGMQGHLELNVFKPMIGAAVLRSIDLLATGMDSFAERCVEGLQANEARIAELRDRSLMLVTALAPEIGYDHAAKIAKHAHEQGLTLKEAGLALGLVDEATFDRVVRPETMV; encoded by the coding sequence ATGACCCAGACCCGGACCGAAACCGACAGCATCGGCGCAATCGAGGTGCCCGCCAGCGCCTATTGGGGTGCGCAGACGCAGCGGAGCATCGACAATTTCCCGTTTGGCGCGCGCGAGCGGATGCCGATCGAGATCGTCCATGCCCTTGCCATCGTCAAACAGGCGGCGGCGCGGGTGAACCGGGCGCACGGCCTGTCCGCCGAAATTGCCGACGCGATCGAGGCGGCGGCGGCAGAGGTGTCGTCCGGCGCGCTGGACGATCAGTTTCCGCTGGTCATCTGGCAGACGGGCAGCGGCACCCAGACCAACATGAACGTGAACGAGGTGATCGCCGGCCGGGCGAACGAGATGCTGGCCGGCACCCGCGGCGGCAAGACGCCGGTGCACCCCAACGATCACGTCAACATGAGCCAGTCGTCGAACGACAGCTTTCCGACGGCGCTGCACATCGCCGCCACGTTGATGGCGGAGCGCCGACTGATGCCCGCTGCCGACCGGCTGTTCGCCGCGCTGGATGCCAAGGCGCGGGCATGGGCCGGCATCGTCAAGATCGGACGCACGCATCTGCAGGATGCGACGCCGGTGACGCTGGGCCAGGAATTTTCCGGTTACGCCAATCAGGTGTATCGCGCGCGCCGCCGGATCGAACCGGCGATCCAGCACGGGACCGGGCGGCTGGCGCAGGGCGGGACCGCGGTCGGCACCGGGATCAACGCGCCGCCGGGCTTTGCGACCGAGGTCTGCCGGGCGATTGCCGATATCACCGGCTATCCCTTTACCACTGCCGAAAATGCGTTCGAGGCGCTGGCGTCCAACGATCCGCTGGTCCACCTGTCCGGCACGCTGAACACGCTGGCGACGGCGCTGACCAAGATCGCCAACGACATCCGCCTGCTTGGCAGCGGCCCGCGATCGGGGCTGGGCGAGCTGGACCTGCCGGCCAATGAGCCGGGCAGCTCGATCATGCCGGGCAAGGTCAACCCGACCCAGTGCGAGATGCTGACCATGGTGGCCGCGCAGGTGATGGGCAATCATGTCGCGATCACCGTCGGCGGGATGCAAGGGCATCTGGAATTGAACGTGTTCAAGCCGATGATCGGCGCAGCGGTGCTGCGGTCCATCGACCTGCTGGCGACCGGCATGGACAGTTTTGCCGAGCGGTGTGTGGAGGGATTGCAGGCGAATGAGGCGCGGATCGCCGAATTGCGGGACCGCTCGCTGATGCTGGTGACGGCGCTGGCCCCGGAAATCGGGTACGACCATGCGGCCAAGATCGCCAAGCACGCGCACGAACAGGGCCTGACGCTGAAAGAGGCCGGGCTGGCGCTGGGGCTGGTGGACGAAGCAACGTTTGACCGGGTGGTGCGCCCGGAAACCATGGTTTGA
- a CDS encoding ClpXP protease specificity-enhancing factor SspB, translating into MSDSVADSLIPYDDIVQEALRAVVGRVLGQVADMGGLPGAHHFYITFKTQAPGVDIPARLIERFPDEMTIVLQNRFWDLRADDERFSVGLSFNQIPSTLTIPFSAITGFHDPAVNFELRFHVADGPEGPDPHDAAENDGESAQPVEDGSNVVAVDFSRKK; encoded by the coding sequence ATGAGTGACAGCGTGGCCGACAGCCTGATTCCCTATGACGACATCGTGCAGGAGGCGCTGCGCGCAGTCGTCGGCCGGGTGCTGGGGCAAGTAGCCGATATGGGCGGCCTGCCGGGCGCGCACCATTTCTACATCACGTTCAAGACGCAGGCGCCGGGCGTGGACATTCCCGCGCGGCTGATCGAGCGGTTTCCCGACGAAATGACGATCGTGCTGCAGAACCGGTTTTGGGACCTGCGCGCCGATGACGAGCGGTTTTCGGTCGGGCTGAGCTTCAACCAGATCCCGTCGACGCTGACCATTCCGTTCAGCGCGATCACCGGGTTCCACGATCCTGCGGTCAATTTCGAGCTGCGGTTCCATGTCGCGGACGGACCGGAAGGGCCGGACCCGCATGACGCGGCGGAAAATGACGGCGAATCGGCCCAGCCGGTCGAGGACGGGTCCAACGTCGTCGCGGTGGATTTCAGCCGCAAGAAATGA
- the hisB gene encoding imidazoleglycerol-phosphate dehydratase HisB translates to MRTATIQRKTSETSIDVTVNLDGTGAYRISTGIGFFDHMLEQLSRHSLIDLDVTTVGDLHIDQHHTVEDTALAIGQAVAEALGDKRGIRRYADALSPMDETLSRVAIDISGRPWLVFKTEFTQKRLGEMDTEMFEHFFHSFAQTAGVTLHIETLYGQNNHHIAESVFKGLARALRGAIEIDPRKADAIPSTKGVL, encoded by the coding sequence ATGCGGACCGCCACCATTCAGCGCAAGACGAGCGAGACCAGCATCGACGTGACCGTCAACCTGGACGGCACCGGTGCCTATCGCATCAGCACCGGCATTGGCTTTTTCGATCATATGCTCGAACAATTGTCGCGCCATTCGCTGATCGACCTTGATGTGACCACCGTCGGCGACCTGCATATCGACCAGCATCACACGGTCGAGGACACCGCGCTTGCCATCGGTCAGGCGGTGGCAGAGGCGCTGGGCGACAAGCGCGGTATCCGCCGGTACGCCGATGCCTTGTCGCCGATGGACGAAACGCTGAGCCGCGTGGCCATCGACATTTCCGGCCGTCCCTGGCTGGTGTTCAAGACCGAGTTCACGCAAAAGCGGCTGGGCGAAATGGACACCGAAATGTTCGAACATTTCTTCCACAGCTTTGCCCAGACGGCGGGTGTCACGCTGCACATCGAAACGCTGTACGGTCAGAACAACCATCATATCGCCGAAAGCGTGTTCAAGGGGCTGGCCCGCGCCCTGCGCGGCGCGATCGAGATTGATCCGCGCAAGGCCGATGCGATCCCGTCGACCAAGGGGGTGCTGTGA
- a CDS encoding YciI family protein, with protein MILVLLSYKVPLDQVDAVRPDHVDFLKQALADGRLLAAGRQNPPTGGVLIARGTLAEVQAWAMNDPYVVRGIADPQFVEMTTSLVAPGLEALQS; from the coding sequence ATGATCCTTGTCCTGCTCAGCTACAAGGTGCCGCTGGATCAGGTGGATGCCGTCCGCCCCGATCATGTCGATTTCCTGAAACAGGCGCTGGCCGATGGCCGCCTGCTCGCCGCCGGGCGTCAGAACCCGCCCACGGGCGGCGTGCTGATCGCGCGCGGCACGCTTGCCGAGGTTCAGGCATGGGCGATGAACGATCCCTATGTGGTCCGCGGCATTGCCGACCCGCAATTTGTCGAGATGACGACCAGCCTGGTCGCCCCGGGGCTGGAGGCGCTGCAATCGTGA
- the hisH gene encoding imidazole glycerol phosphate synthase subunit HisH, which translates to MSVALIDYGAGNLHSVHNALRAAGADDVIVTADADAVLGADRIVLPGVGAFRACWDGLAALPGMIEALETRVLRGGAPFLGVCVGMQLMATRGLEFGTHPGLGWIAGEVAPLPASDAVRVPHMGWNDVVPTRPHPLIQPGEAYFLHSFAFSGHDVLATTDHGGPVTAAIGRDNLIGVQFHPEKSQRYGIALIERFLEWRP; encoded by the coding sequence GTGAGCGTCGCGCTCATCGATTATGGCGCGGGCAATCTTCATTCGGTTCATAACGCGCTCCGGGCCGCTGGCGCGGACGACGTGATCGTCACTGCCGATGCCGATGCGGTGCTGGGCGCCGACCGGATCGTGCTGCCCGGCGTGGGGGCGTTTCGCGCCTGCTGGGACGGGCTGGCCGCCCTGCCCGGCATGATCGAGGCGCTGGAGACGCGGGTGCTGCGCGGCGGCGCGCCGTTTCTGGGCGTGTGCGTGGGCATGCAGTTGATGGCGACGCGGGGACTGGAATTCGGCACCCATCCGGGCCTTGGCTGGATCGCGGGCGAGGTAGCGCCGCTGCCCGCCAGCGATGCGGTGCGCGTGCCGCACATGGGGTGGAACGATGTCGTCCCCACCCGTCCCCATCCGCTGATTCAGCCGGGCGAGGCGTATTTCCTGCACAGTTTCGCCTTTTCCGGCCACGATGTGCTGGCCACCACCGACCATGGCGGGCCGGTGACTGCCGCGATCGGGCGCGACAACCTGATCGGCGTCCAGTTCCACCCGGAAAAAAGCCAGCGTTACGGCATCGCCCTCATTGAAAGGTTCCTTGAATGGCGTCCCTGA
- the hisA gene encoding 1-(5-phosphoribosyl)-5-[(5-phosphoribosylamino)methylideneamino]imidazole-4-carboxamide isomerase, which yields MASLTVFPAIDLKGGQVVRLAEGDMARATVYGDDPAAQALIFADAGADWLHMVDLDGAFAGRSVNGDAVAAVIAAFPGKVQLGGGIRTVESVERWIGLGVQRIVIGTAALTNPDLVRTAARAHPGRVVVGVDARDGMVATHGWADVSDVSVTDLARRFEDAGVAALLFTDVGRDGLLKGCNVHATAALARAVSIPVIASGGVAGIEDIHALKPHVAEGIEGVITGRALYDGRLDLAEAIRVARG from the coding sequence ATGGCGTCCCTGACCGTCTTTCCCGCCATTGACCTCAAGGGTGGACAGGTGGTGCGCCTGGCTGAAGGCGACATGGCCCGTGCCACCGTCTATGGCGACGATCCCGCCGCGCAGGCGCTGATCTTCGCCGATGCTGGCGCCGACTGGCTGCACATGGTCGATCTGGACGGCGCCTTTGCCGGACGGTCGGTCAATGGCGATGCGGTCGCCGCGGTCATCGCCGCCTTTCCGGGCAAGGTTCAGCTGGGCGGCGGCATCCGCACCGTGGAATCGGTCGAACGCTGGATCGGCCTCGGCGTCCAGCGCATCGTCATCGGCACCGCGGCGCTGACCAATCCCGACCTGGTCCGCACCGCTGCCCGCGCCCATCCCGGCCGGGTGGTCGTGGGCGTCGATGCCCGCGACGGCATGGTCGCCACCCATGGCTGGGCCGATGTGTCGGACGTTTCCGTCACCGATCTTGCCCGCCGGTTCGAGGATGCGGGCGTCGCTGCCCTGCTGTTCACCGATGTCGGCCGCGACGGATTGCTCAAGGGGTGTAATGTCCATGCGACGGCGGCGCTGGCCCGCGCGGTCAGCATCCCGGTCATCGCATCGGGCGGGGTTGCGGGGATCGAGGACATCCACGCCCTGAAACCCCATGTCGCCGAGGGGATCGAGGGCGTGATCACCGGCCGCGCGCTGTATGATGGCCGCCTGGACCTGGCCGAGGCAATCCGGGTCGCGCGCGGATGA
- the hisF gene encoding imidazole glycerol phosphate synthase subunit HisF, which produces MTVRARVIPCLDVANGRVVKGVNFVDLRDAGDPVEQARVYDAGGADELCFLDITASHEARGTIIDVVRRTAEVCFMPVTVGGGVRSADDARALLLAGADKVAVNSAAVARPEIVADIADRFGSQCIVASIDARRSGDRWEIFTHGGRRATGIDAMDHALNLVRLGAGELLVTSMDRDGTRSGYDLPLIRAIADAVTVPVVASGGVGGLDDLVAGIRDGHASAVLAASIFHFGEATIADAHAALRNAGIPARTPIGVG; this is translated from the coding sequence ATGACCGTCCGCGCCCGCGTCATCCCCTGTCTCGACGTTGCCAATGGCCGGGTGGTCAAGGGCGTCAATTTCGTCGACCTGCGCGATGCGGGCGATCCGGTGGAGCAAGCGCGCGTCTATGATGCGGGCGGCGCGGACGAACTGTGCTTTCTCGATATCACCGCCAGTCACGAGGCGCGCGGCACCATCATCGACGTCGTGCGCCGGACGGCAGAGGTGTGCTTCATGCCCGTCACCGTCGGTGGCGGCGTCCGGTCGGCGGACGATGCGCGCGCGCTGCTGCTGGCCGGGGCGGACAAGGTGGCGGTCAACAGCGCCGCCGTCGCGCGGCCCGAAATCGTCGCCGATATCGCCGACCGATTCGGCAGCCAGTGCATCGTTGCCAGCATCGACGCGCGCCGATCCGGCGACCGCTGGGAAATCTTTACCCATGGCGGGCGGCGGGCCACCGGCATCGACGCGATGGACCATGCGCTGAACCTCGTCCGGCTGGGCGCGGGCGAACTGCTCGTCACCTCGATGGACCGGGACGGGACGCGCAGCGGCTATGACCTGCCCCTGATCCGCGCCATCGCCGATGCCGTCACCGTTCCGGTGGTTGCATCGGGCGGCGTGGGCGGGCTCGATGATCTGGTCGCCGGCATCCGGGACGGCCATGCCAGCGCCGTGCTGGCCGCCAGCATCTTTCATTTTGGCGAAGCGACGATCGCCGACGCCCATGCCGCCCTGCGCAATGCCGGCATCCCGGCCCGCACGCCGATCGGAGTCGGTTGA
- a CDS encoding PEP-CTERM sorting domain-containing protein gives MLAPLAAAALLIGLAGTGIAADPARPATGGGRPAIAIPEPELLVLFALGVVGLAAGRRLARRRGGN, from the coding sequence TTGCTCGCTCCCCTTGCCGCCGCCGCCCTGCTGATCGGGCTTGCGGGCACCGGCATCGCCGCTGATCCGGCGCGCCCGGCCACTGGCGGGGGGCGGCCAGCCATTGCCATTCCGGAACCGGAGCTGCTTGTCCTGTTCGCGCTTGGCGTGGTCGGCCTTGCCGCCGGACGCCGCCTTGCCCGCCGGCGGGGCGGCAATTAA
- a CDS encoding phosphoribosyl-ATP diphosphatase — MTADPLDALELTIRARLGADPDTSYVARLHSKGRAKIAQKLGEEAVETVIAALDGDRAALTAEAADLMFHLIVLLAESGVSLADVRAELARREGVSGLAEKAARTE, encoded by the coding sequence ATGACCGCTGATCCGCTCGACGCCCTGGAACTCACCATCCGCGCCCGGCTGGGTGCTGATCCCGACACCTCCTATGTCGCGCGCCTGCACAGCAAGGGGCGGGCAAAGATCGCGCAGAAACTGGGCGAAGAGGCGGTGGAAACCGTCATCGCCGCGCTGGACGGCGACCGCGCGGCACTGACCGCAGAGGCAGCGGACCTGATGTTCCACCTCATCGTCCTTCTGGCCGAAAGCGGCGTCTCCCTGGCCGATGTCCGCGCCGAACTCGCCCGGCGCGAAGGCGTGTCGGGCCTTGCCGAAAAAGCCGCCCGGACGGAGTAG
- a CDS encoding histidine triad nucleotide-binding protein, with protein MPIDATLPYDDTNIFARILRGEIPSNRVYEDDWAVAFHDIAPQAPVHVLVIPRGAYVSWDDFSARGSEAEIAGFIRAVGTVARQLGLVEPGYRLLANVGGHGGQEVPHLHVHLFGGTPLGPMLLR; from the coding sequence ATGCCGATCGATGCCACCCTGCCCTATGACGACACCAACATCTTTGCCCGCATCCTGCGCGGCGAAATCCCGTCGAACCGGGTGTATGAGGATGACTGGGCCGTCGCATTCCACGACATCGCGCCGCAGGCGCCGGTCCACGTCCTGGTCATCCCGCGCGGCGCCTATGTCAGCTGGGACGATTTCAGCGCGCGGGGCAGCGAGGCAGAGATTGCGGGCTTCATCCGCGCCGTCGGCACGGTCGCCCGGCAACTGGGCCTGGTCGAGCCGGGCTATCGCCTGCTGGCCAATGTCGGCGGCCATGGCGGACAGGAAGTGCCCCATCTTCACGTCCACCTGTTCGGCGGCACGCCGCTGGGCCCGATGCTGCTGCGCTGA
- a CDS encoding amino acid permease, giving the protein MIFGRIKPLDAILATAEKKSLTRSLGAFQLTMLGIGAVIGTGIFVLTAEAAQKAGPAMMWSFVIAGLVCAFAALCYAEMASMVPVSGSAYTYSYAVMGELIAWMVGWALILEYAVAAGAVSVGWSGYVIGLIEASFGMDIPDALVLGPFDGGLINLPAMAIAGLVTWLLVVGTKESATVNAILVAIKVSALTLFIVLAVPVMNMDQFSPFAPTGFVGISAAAASIFFAYVGFDAVSTAAEETKNPQRNMPIGLIGSLLICTVFYMLVAAGVIGAPGLSSQPVVDAAGGVLEPGSRELAAQCAARAAEGFKDVVCSKEALAFTLREIGWPQIGNLLGLAAGLALPSVILMMMFGQTRIFFVMSRDGLLPKAFSKIHPTYNTPHVITVITGVFVALFAAFFPVGQLANISNSGTLFAFAAVAIAVMVIRRKDPTRHRPFRTPAVFVTAPIAVLGCIYLFISLDQKSIYLFLGWAAIGLLVYFGYSRSRSHVGQGVVDVPEDDTDVPPQPVPPLPGAPTPGGKQA; this is encoded by the coding sequence ATGATTTTTGGGCGTATCAAGCCACTCGACGCCATCCTGGCGACCGCAGAAAAGAAATCGCTCACTCGTTCGCTCGGTGCTTTTCAGCTGACCATGCTGGGTATCGGCGCGGTCATTGGCACCGGCATCTTCGTGCTCACCGCCGAAGCGGCTCAAAAGGCCGGGCCGGCGATGATGTGGAGCTTCGTGATCGCTGGTCTGGTCTGCGCCTTTGCAGCCCTGTGTTACGCAGAAATGGCATCGATGGTGCCGGTTTCCGGCTCTGCCTACACCTACAGCTATGCGGTCATGGGCGAACTGATCGCATGGATGGTCGGCTGGGCGCTGATCCTTGAATATGCGGTTGCCGCAGGCGCGGTGTCCGTCGGCTGGTCGGGATATGTCATCGGCCTGATCGAGGCGAGTTTCGGCATGGACATCCCCGATGCGCTTGTCCTTGGGCCGTTCGACGGCGGCCTGATCAATCTGCCCGCAATGGCGATCGCAGGCCTGGTGACTTGGCTGCTGGTCGTGGGCACCAAGGAAAGCGCCACCGTCAACGCGATCCTGGTTGCGATCAAGGTGTCGGCGCTGACGCTGTTCATCGTCCTCGCCGTTCCGGTGATGAACATGGACCAGTTCAGCCCGTTCGCACCGACCGGATTCGTCGGCATCTCTGCGGCGGCTGCGTCGATCTTCTTCGCCTATGTCGGATTTGACGCGGTTTCGACCGCAGCAGAGGAAACCAAGAACCCGCAGCGGAACATGCCGATCGGCCTGATCGGTTCGCTGCTGATCTGCACCGTCTTCTACATGCTCGTCGCCGCCGGCGTGATCGGTGCCCCGGGCCTGTCGAGCCAGCCCGTGGTCGACGCCGCAGGTGGTGTGCTCGAACCCGGCAGCCGCGAACTGGCCGCGCAATGCGCCGCTCGCGCTGCTGAAGGGTTCAAGGACGTCGTCTGTTCCAAGGAAGCACTGGCCTTCACGCTGCGTGAAATCGGCTGGCCGCAGATCGGCAATCTGCTTGGCCTCGCCGCTGGCCTCGCCCTGCCCTCGGTCATCCTGATGATGATGTTCGGCCAGACGCGCATCTTCTTCGTGATGAGCCGCGACGGCCTGTTGCCCAAGGCGTTCTCAAAGATTCACCCGACCTACAACACGCCGCACGTCATCACGGTGATCACGGGTGTGTTCGTCGCGCTGTTCGCCGCCTTCTTCCCGGTGGGTCAGCTGGCCAACATCTCCAACTCCGGCACCCTGTTCGCTTTCGCCGCCGTGGCGATCGCCGTCATGGTCATCCGCCGCAAGGACCCGACCCGCCACCGTCCGTTCCGTACGCCGGCCGTCTTCGTGACTGCCCCGATCGCGGTCCTTGGATGCATCTATCTGTTCATCAGCCTGGATCAGAAGAGCATCTATCTGTTCCTGGGCTGGGCGGCGATCGGCCTGCTGGTCTATTTCGGCTACAGCCGCTCGCGCAGCCATGTCGGACAGGGTGTCGTCGACGTGCCCGAGGACGACACGGACGTCCCGCCGCAGCCGGTGCCGCCATTGCCGGGGGCACCGACGCCCGGCGGCAAGCAGGCGTAA
- a CDS encoding adenosine kinase, with amino-acid sequence MSEPRFHIVAIGNAIVDILAQADDAFIVEQGMTKGSMQLIFSPEEADALYDKMGPGREVSGGSAANTIAAMAALGDSCAFIGQVADDQLGKVFAHDIRSVGIHYDTPVRPGEPSTARCLIFVTPDGQRTMNTFLGASQFLPEAALDRAVIADSAILYLEGYLWDPEEPRAAMRAAIDVAKGAGRKVAFTLSDVFCISRHGDDFRTLLSEGMVDILFANENELLALAQTEDFDAAVAKVSAEVETLVVTRSEKGAIAVSGGAKVAVPAEPIERVVDTTGAGDLFAAGFLHGQAQGLGLDASLRLGAICAAEIISHYGARPEADLKALVAQKLG; translated from the coding sequence TTGAGCGAACCCCGTTTCCATATCGTCGCCATCGGCAACGCCATCGTCGACATCCTGGCCCAGGCCGATGATGCGTTCATCGTCGAACAGGGCATGACCAAGGGGTCGATGCAGCTGATCTTTTCCCCCGAAGAGGCCGATGCGCTGTACGACAAGATGGGCCCGGGGCGCGAGGTTTCCGGCGGATCGGCGGCCAACACCATCGCGGCGATGGCGGCACTGGGCGATTCGTGCGCGTTCATCGGCCAGGTGGCGGACGACCAGCTGGGCAAGGTGTTTGCCCATGACATCCGGTCGGTCGGCATCCATTACGACACGCCCGTGCGCCCCGGCGAGCCGAGCACGGCGCGCTGCCTGATCTTTGTGACGCCGGACGGCCAGCGCACGATGAACACGTTCCTTGGCGCGTCGCAGTTCCTGCCCGAGGCGGCGCTGGACCGCGCGGTCATCGCCGATTCCGCGATCCTGTATCTCGAAGGCTATCTGTGGGATCCCGAAGAGCCGCGCGCGGCGATGCGCGCCGCCATCGATGTCGCGAAGGGGGCGGGGCGAAAGGTCGCGTTCACCCTGTCCGACGTGTTCTGCATCAGCCGCCATGGCGACGATTTCCGCACCTTGTTGAGCGAGGGGATGGTCGACATCCTGTTCGCCAACGAAAACGAGCTGCTGGCGCTGGCCCAGACCGAGGATTTCGATGCGGCGGTGGCCAAGGTTTCGGCCGAGGTCGAAACGCTGGTCGTCACGCGCAGCGAAAAGGGCGCGATCGCGGTGTCGGGCGGGGCCAAGGTGGCCGTGCCGGCAGAGCCGATCGAGCGGGTGGTGGACACGACGGGCGCGGGCGATCTGTTCGCCGCGGGCTTCCTGCATGGTCAGGCACAGGGCCTGGGCCTGGATGCCTCGCTGCGCCTTGGCGCAATCTGCGCGGCGGAGATCATCAGCCATTATGGCGCGCGGCCCGAGGCGGACCTGAAGGCGCTGGTGGCACAGAAGCTGGGCTGA
- a CDS encoding EI24 domain-containing protein: MLRALALSLAQLGDRPILKLFLGSLAVTLVLLALIGAGLVWGTQAVLVDGLALDERWGTLGAVAAALLSILGAWLLFRAVAIAVIGLFADGVVEAVEARHYPARRDRAVPVPLARSLRMALGSAGRAVAVNLLLVPPYLFLLVTGVGTAALFFIANAWLLGRDLGDMVAARHMDDAAMRDWRRRTRGSRMVLGAIGTAILIVPVAGLFGPILGAAMATHLFHMRESQ, translated from the coding sequence ATGTTGCGCGCCCTTGCCCTGTCCCTGGCCCAGCTTGGCGACCGGCCGATCCTGAAGCTGTTTCTGGGGTCGCTGGCGGTCACGCTGGTCCTGCTCGCCCTGATCGGGGCTGGCCTTGTCTGGGGCACGCAGGCGGTGCTGGTCGACGGGCTGGCGCTTGACGAACGCTGGGGCACGCTGGGCGCGGTTGCCGCCGCCCTGCTCTCGATCCTTGGCGCATGGCTGTTGTTCCGCGCGGTTGCCATTGCGGTCATCGGCCTGTTCGCGGACGGGGTGGTAGAGGCGGTGGAGGCGCGGCATTACCCGGCCCGGCGCGACCGCGCGGTGCCAGTGCCGCTGGCCAGGTCACTGCGCATGGCGCTTGGATCGGCCGGGCGGGCGGTGGCGGTCAACCTGTTGCTGGTGCCGCCCTATCTGTTCCTGCTCGTCACCGGCGTCGGCACGGCGGCGCTGTTCTTCATTGCCAATGCCTGGCTGCTTGGCCGCGACCTGGGCGACATGGTTGCTGCCCGCCACATGGACGATGCCGCGATGCGCGACTGGCGGCGGCGTACCCGCGGATCGCGCATGGTGCTGGGCGCGATCGGCACCGCCATCCTGATCGTGCCGGTCGCCGGACTGTTCGGCCCGATCCTGGGCGCGGCGATGGCGACGCACCTGTTTCACATGAGGGAAAGCCAATGA
- the queG gene encoding tRNA epoxyqueuosine(34) reductase QueG, protein MQPHKALEDRIREKAAELGFAACGIARADAAPHAGERLRQWLAEGRHGTMIWMEERAAQRASPRGLWPEVRSVIALGMSYAPDVDPLAMADRADMGRISVYAQGKDYHDVVKRALKALGRWLAAEAGCDLKVFVDTAPVMEKPLAEAAGLGWQGKHSNLVSRTHGSWLFLGAIYTTLDLAPDAPGRDRCGSCDACQRACPTDAFPAPYTVDARRCVSYLTIEHKGPIPEDLRAGMGNRIYGCDDCLAVCPWNKFADAARANIAFAAREGMAAPGLAELLALDDAGFRARFAGSPIKRIGRNRMVRNCLIAAGNGGDAALRPQVAALTGDPDPVVAEAARWALARLG, encoded by the coding sequence ATGCAGCCGCACAAGGCACTTGAAGACCGTATCCGGGAAAAGGCCGCCGAGCTTGGCTTTGCGGCGTGCGGAATCGCGCGTGCGGATGCCGCGCCGCATGCGGGCGAGCGGCTGCGCCAGTGGCTGGCCGAGGGGCGGCACGGCACCATGATCTGGATGGAGGAGCGCGCGGCGCAGCGGGCCAGCCCGCGCGGATTGTGGCCCGAAGTGCGGTCGGTGATCGCGCTGGGCATGAGTTATGCCCCCGATGTCGACCCGCTGGCGATGGCGGACCGCGCCGATATGGGGCGGATCAGCGTCTATGCGCAGGGCAAGGATTATCACGATGTGGTCAAGCGCGCGCTGAAGGCGCTGGGCCGGTGGCTGGCGGCGGAGGCAGGCTGCGACCTCAAAGTCTTTGTCGACACCGCGCCGGTGATGGAAAAGCCGCTGGCCGAGGCGGCGGGCCTTGGCTGGCAGGGCAAGCACAGCAACCTGGTCAGCCGCACGCATGGCAGCTGGCTGTTCCTGGGCGCGATTTATACCACGCTGGACCTTGCCCCCGATGCGCCGGGGCGCGACCGGTGCGGATCGTGCGATGCGTGCCAGCGCGCCTGCCCCACTGATGCGTTTCCCGCGCCCTATACCGTCGATGCGCGGCGCTGCGTCAGTTACCTGACCATCGAGCATAAGGGCCCGATTCCGGAGGATCTGCGCGCGGGGATGGGCAACCGCATCTATGGCTGTGACGATTGCCTGGCGGTGTGTCCGTGGAACAAGTTTGCCGATGCCGCGCGCGCCAACATCGCCTTTGCCGCGCGCGAGGGGATGGCAGCGCCGGGTCTGGCCGAGCTGCTGGCGCTGGACGATGCGGGATTTCGCGCGCGCTTTGCCGGCAGCCCGATCAAGCGGATCGGGCGGAACCGGATGGTGCGCAACTGCCTGATCGCGGCGGGCAATGGCGGCGATGCGGCGTTGCGGCCACAAGTGGCGGCACTGACCGGCGACCCCGATCCGGTGGTGGCAGAGGCCGCCCGCTGGGCCCTGGCGCGGCTGGGCTGA